The sequence CTTGCCGCATCGGCGATGCTTGAAACGGGGAACATCATCAATTCCGCATTCATGAATGCAATTTCCGACATGAGCGGCCTTAGGGTATATGCCAGTCCACCGCTCGTTGCAGTCGACAACTGCTACTCCATCGTGAGCTCTATCGTGGCGGAGGCGGAGATGAGCGAGGTCGTCGCCCTGGCTATTGAGACGGAGCTGACTTCCCTCGGAGAACAACAGACCGGCGGCTACTTCCTCTATATTCCGGCAGTTGACAGCCTCCACAAGTTCTTCAAGGGATTACGACTGGAGGAGATCGCTTAGTGGTCGCCACGGGCAACCGCCTGATGGTCGGCATGGCCGAAATCAAGATTGCCACGGGATCAGCGAACCTCTGCTGCCTGGGCCTGGGCAGCTGCGTCGGCCTCGTAGCTTACGACTCAGATGCTCAAGTCGCCGGGCTCGCACACATAATGCTCCCAGCACGGTTCCCGGATCGACCGATAGACAGGTTAGGCAAGTTTGCAGACACCGGCGTTCCTGAAATCATTCGCCTGATGGAAAAAGAAGGAGCGGCTCGCAAGCGAATCGTTGTCGCTTACGCGGGCGGAGCCAGCGTCTTCAGCTTCGGCTCCAAGCTACCCGACAGGATCAACGTCGGAGCCCGGAACAGCAAGGCGGTCGAGGCAGCGATCAAGAAACTGGACCTTCGGTGCCTGGGATTTGACGTCGGCGGCACCGACGGACGGAGCTTGAGCCTGTGCGTGAAGTCAGGAGAAGTCTGGGTCAGAACGGTGAGGGCAGGTGAGGCGCTGCTCTGCAGAATGACGGCTGCTTAAGGAACATCAAATGTCGTCCGCAGTAATCACCCTGAAGGACATCGTCGAAAAGACGGCCGACCTGCCGAGCTTTTCGAACGCCGCCTTGCGGGTGATGCACTTGGCCGAACAGAACAGCTCATCGGCAGAGCAGTTGGCAAACGTGCTTGCGCAGGACCAAGCCCTGAGCGTGAGAGTCCTTCGCCTGGCCAACAGCGCCTACTACGGCATGCCTCGGCAGATCGTTCATCTTCCAGAGAGCGTCGTCGTTCTCGGCATGAGGACGGTGAAAAACCTCGCGATAGTCGCTGCGACGTACCCGTGGATGAGCAAGTCGCTAAACGGCTACGGGCTTGGTCCTGAGGAAATGTGGAACCACTCGTTCGGCACCGCTCTAGGCGCCAAGACCATAGCGACGTTGAGCAAACGATGCGATCCCGACGCAGCGTTCACCGCCGGCCTTCTGCACGATATTGGCAAGGTCGCACTCAACGTTTGGATCGGCTCAAAGTTGAAGGCGATCGTGTACTACGCAGAGCGGGAGGGGATCGCATTTGATGCAGCCGAGCGACGAATCCTCGGCTTCGACCACACGGAAGTCGGCGAGTACCTTGGACGTAATTGGAACCTCCCAGAGGACATCGTTGCAGCGATCAGATACCACCATCGTCCGAACGACGCCAAACCGCCTCTGCCGATCATCGACTGCGTTCATATCGGCGGCTACCTGACGATGACGATGGGCCTTGGCCTCGGCGGCGACGGCTTGCGTTACGAACTGTTCAGCGAATGCTTTGAGCGACTCGAAATCGAACCTGACGATCTCGATCAAATCACCGACAATTTTGTCGTGGCCTACGAAGAGTACGAATCGATGTTCAAGGAGCTTGCGGGCTGATGTTGAGAGTTGTAACGATCGACGACTC is a genomic window of Armatimonadota bacterium containing:
- a CDS encoding chemotaxis protein CheD translates to MVATGNRLMVGMAEIKIATGSANLCCLGLGSCVGLVAYDSDAQVAGLAHIMLPARFPDRPIDRLGKFADTGVPEIIRLMEKEGAARKRIVVAYAGGASVFSFGSKLPDRINVGARNSKAVEAAIKKLDLRCLGFDVGGTDGRSLSLCVKSGEVWVRTVRAGEALLCRMTAA
- a CDS encoding HDOD domain-containing protein, with translation MSSAVITLKDIVEKTADLPSFSNAALRVMHLAEQNSSSAEQLANVLAQDQALSVRVLRLANSAYYGMPRQIVHLPESVVVLGMRTVKNLAIVAATYPWMSKSLNGYGLGPEEMWNHSFGTALGAKTIATLSKRCDPDAAFTAGLLHDIGKVALNVWIGSKLKAIVYYAEREGIAFDAAERRILGFDHTEVGEYLGRNWNLPEDIVAAIRYHHRPNDAKPPLPIIDCVHIGGYLTMTMGLGLGGDGLRYELFSECFERLEIEPDDLDQITDNFVVAYEEYESMFKELAG